In one Umezawaea sp. Da 62-37 genomic region, the following are encoded:
- a CDS encoding MDR family MFS transporter, with translation MPGGLKPTSVVSVVFVATMFVSILDATIVNVAVPAISADLGVSPVEARTAVVGYLIALAVVIPPSGWLSDRFGATRVLLTALAVFTVASALCGMAQTLTQLTAFRVLQGLGGGMLIPIGMAMLFRVFPAEDRMRVSRITVGPAAVAPALGPVLGGLFVDHLSWRFVFFVNVPICVAVLVFGLLFLPRGREPAVGRFDVAGFVLSCAGLALLVYALTEGATAGWTSPVVVTTGLAGTALLAALVVVELRVPEPMLDLRLFGDRVFRTVNVVTVLAVAAFLGSLFVFPLLYQNALGASASQTGLIGFPEAIGVMVGSQVAGRVHRRVGARGHIAVALLAVAAGLVGLGLVDGSTDPWLTRAIMFFLGVGMGNVLSATRAAVFATLPPEKTAMASALFNTSGQVGSALGVAVLGGVLVALGTTTTSGQPNLAAYHAAFFVAAALMVVGAACASALREKATATPVAVAADQADHHGGP, from the coding sequence ATGCCGGGCGGCCTCAAACCGACGTCCGTGGTGTCGGTGGTGTTCGTGGCGACGATGTTCGTCAGCATCCTCGACGCGACCATCGTCAACGTCGCGGTACCCGCGATCAGCGCCGACCTGGGCGTCTCGCCGGTGGAGGCGCGCACGGCCGTCGTCGGGTACCTGATCGCCCTCGCGGTGGTCATCCCGCCCAGCGGCTGGCTCAGCGACCGGTTCGGCGCCACGCGGGTCCTGCTGACCGCGCTCGCCGTGTTCACCGTCGCCTCCGCGCTGTGCGGGATGGCGCAGACCCTGACCCAGCTGACCGCGTTCCGCGTCCTGCAAGGACTCGGCGGCGGGATGCTCATCCCGATCGGGATGGCGATGCTGTTCCGGGTCTTCCCCGCCGAGGACCGGATGCGCGTCTCGCGGATCACGGTCGGGCCCGCCGCGGTGGCACCCGCCCTCGGACCGGTCCTCGGCGGCCTGTTCGTGGACCACCTGTCCTGGCGGTTCGTGTTCTTCGTCAACGTGCCGATCTGCGTGGCCGTCCTGGTGTTCGGTCTGCTGTTCCTGCCCAGGGGGCGCGAACCCGCGGTCGGCCGGTTCGACGTCGCGGGGTTCGTCCTGTCGTGCGCGGGGTTGGCGCTGCTGGTGTACGCGCTGACCGAGGGCGCGACCGCCGGGTGGACGTCGCCGGTGGTCGTGACGACCGGCCTGGCGGGGACCGCGCTGCTGGCGGCCCTGGTCGTCGTCGAGCTCCGCGTCCCGGAACCGATGCTGGACCTGCGGCTGTTCGGCGACCGGGTGTTCCGCACCGTCAACGTGGTGACCGTGCTGGCCGTCGCGGCCTTCCTCGGCTCCCTGTTCGTCTTCCCGCTGCTCTACCAGAACGCCCTCGGCGCCTCCGCCTCGCAGACCGGCCTCATCGGCTTCCCCGAGGCGATCGGGGTGATGGTGGGCTCGCAGGTCGCCGGGCGGGTCCACCGCCGCGTCGGGGCGCGCGGGCACATCGCGGTGGCACTGCTGGCCGTCGCCGCGGGGCTGGTCGGGCTCGGACTCGTCGACGGGTCCACCGATCCGTGGCTGACCAGGGCGATCATGTTCTTCCTCGGCGTGGGCATGGGCAACGTCCTGAGCGCCACGCGGGCCGCCGTGTTCGCCACGCTGCCACCGGAGAAGACCGCGATGGCCTCCGCGCTGTTCAACACCAGCGGGCAGGTGGGCTCCGCCCTGGGTGTCGCGGTGCTCGGCGGCGTGCTCGTCGCGCTGGGGACCACCACGACGTCGGGGCAGCCGAACCTCGCCGCCTACCACGCGGCGTTCTTCGTCGCCGCCGCGCTCATGGTCGTGGGCGCGGCCTGCGCGTCGGCCCTCCGCGAGAAGGCCACGGCAACGCCCGTCGCCGTGGCCGCTGATCAAGCGGACCACCACGGCGGTCCCTAG
- a CDS encoding FAD-dependent monooxygenase: MDTRSILISGAGIAGPTLASWLSASGWDVTVVERFDGVREQGQNIDVRGVGRQVIRRMGLEDAVRERHTGETGTDFVDDRGRPIASFSAGADDTGGATAELEILRGQFATLLYDHSAASAEYVFGDRITTLHDDGAGVDVEFLHGPARRFDTVVVADGLRSRTRSLVMPDAHIHELGLYTAYLTIPRAAGDNDRWRVLTCGQGRAMTLRPDNLGTTQACLSFVSDVRGLDRLGHDDVVAVLRATYADVGWQAPRVLAGLDTDSLYFEEVGQAKLPTWSRGRIALLGDAAYCASPISGMGTTLALAGAYVLAGELTGNDDPRTAFARYERILRPLVTKAQNLPPGAPWIAHPRSNLGRGLFRTAVRVAGSPLLGRVAGLAGRFATPPAEAIALPDYPMPAHPAVTA, translated from the coding sequence GTGGACACCCGTAGCATCCTCATCTCCGGGGCCGGTATCGCCGGACCGACGCTCGCGTCGTGGCTGTCGGCCTCGGGTTGGGACGTGACCGTGGTCGAGCGCTTCGACGGCGTGCGCGAGCAGGGCCAGAACATCGACGTGCGCGGGGTCGGGCGCCAGGTGATCCGCCGCATGGGCCTGGAGGACGCCGTCCGCGAGCGCCACACCGGCGAGACGGGGACGGACTTCGTCGACGACCGCGGCCGTCCGATCGCGTCCTTCTCGGCGGGCGCCGACGACACCGGCGGTGCCACGGCCGAGCTGGAGATCCTGCGCGGCCAGTTCGCCACGCTGCTCTACGACCACTCCGCGGCCAGCGCCGAGTACGTGTTCGGCGACCGGATCACCACCCTGCACGACGACGGGGCGGGAGTGGACGTGGAGTTCTTGCACGGCCCCGCCCGCCGCTTCGACACCGTGGTCGTCGCAGACGGGCTGCGCTCGCGCACCCGCTCCCTGGTGATGCCGGACGCGCACATCCACGAACTCGGCCTCTACACCGCCTACCTGACGATCCCGCGCGCCGCGGGTGACAACGATCGGTGGCGCGTGCTGACCTGCGGGCAAGGGCGGGCGATGACGCTGCGCCCGGACAACCTCGGCACCACCCAGGCCTGCCTGAGCTTCGTGTCCGACGTGCGCGGCCTGGACCGGCTCGGCCACGACGACGTCGTCGCCGTCCTGCGCGCGACCTACGCCGACGTCGGCTGGCAGGCCCCGCGCGTGCTCGCGGGCCTCGACACCGACTCCCTGTACTTCGAGGAGGTCGGCCAGGCGAAGCTCCCCACGTGGAGCCGCGGCCGGATCGCGCTGCTCGGCGACGCCGCCTACTGCGCGTCACCCATCAGCGGCATGGGGACCACCCTGGCGCTGGCGGGCGCCTACGTCCTGGCCGGGGAACTCACCGGGAACGACGACCCGCGCACCGCCTTCGCCCGCTACGAGCGGATCCTGCGGCCCCTGGTCACCAAGGCGCAGAACCTCCCGCCCGGCGCCCCCTGGATCGCCCACCCCCGCAGCAACCTGGGGCGCGGGTTGTTCCGGACCGCCGTGCGCGTCGCCGGGTCCCCGCTGCTGGGCCGGGTCGCGGGCCTGGCGGGCCGGTTCGCCACCCCGCCCGCCGAGGCGATCGCGCTTCCGGACTACCCGATGCCCGCCCACCCGGCGGTCACCGCCTGA
- a CDS encoding FHA domain-containing protein, with protein sequence MPTCPAGHVGAADDYCDVCGIALDAPEPVVAPDSRACPSCGTGQVGRFCEECGHDSLDIAVGAPRPPVAAPVTWQVVVTADRGYFDRVVAAGGPDSAAVEFPLYCPERRFVLHDDRVSIGRRSRSRGIHPDIDLIGPPEDPGVSAGHAMLVRAGDAWAVVDLSSTNGTTVNDAVDPLPANRPHPVADGDRVHLGAWTTLTLRLI encoded by the coding sequence GTGCCGACCTGTCCCGCGGGTCACGTCGGCGCCGCCGACGACTACTGCGACGTGTGCGGCATCGCCCTGGACGCACCGGAGCCGGTGGTCGCGCCGGATTCGCGCGCGTGTCCGTCGTGCGGGACCGGGCAGGTGGGCCGGTTCTGCGAGGAGTGCGGCCACGACTCCCTGGACATCGCCGTCGGCGCGCCCCGTCCCCCGGTGGCCGCGCCCGTGACGTGGCAGGTCGTCGTCACCGCCGACCGGGGCTACTTCGACCGGGTGGTCGCCGCGGGCGGCCCGGACTCCGCTGCCGTGGAGTTCCCGCTGTACTGCCCGGAGCGGCGGTTCGTGCTGCACGACGACCGCGTCAGCATCGGCCGCCGCAGCCGGTCGCGCGGCATCCACCCCGACATCGACCTCATCGGCCCGCCCGAGGACCCCGGTGTGTCCGCGGGCCACGCCATGCTCGTCCGTGCAGGCGACGCGTGGGCCGTGGTCGACCTGTCCTCCACCAACGGCACCACGGTCAACGACGCCGTCGATCCGCTTCCCGCCAACCGCCCCCACCCGGTGGCCGACGGCGACCGCGTCCACCTCGGCGCCTGGACGACGTTGACGCTGCGCCTGATCTGA
- a CDS encoding VWA domain-containing protein, which translates to MAAEFAVEVFQNEYLTDGAREVDAIVTVAASGIPAGGVAAEDVAQVLVVDCSGSMRYPPTKLAAAKHATTTAIDALRDGVSFAVVEGTESARMIYPTHRGLAVASPRTKIEAKRVVRDLVADGGTAMGRWLALADQVLARHQGPLKHAILLTDGQNQHETPAQLSRTLASIGGRFTCDCRGVGTDWQVGELRKIAEAMLGTVDIVADPLGLAEDFRAMTATAMGKAVGGVSLRLWTPEGASVRFLKQVSPTVLDLTGRRAEAGPRTGDYPTGAWGEESRDYHLCVRVRPAGVGDRMLAGRVSLVAPGGGVLGQGRVLAVWTADEELSTRINREVAHYTGQAELAEVIQDGLEARKAGDVETATAKLGRAVALAASSGNTGTAELLAKVVEVDDPVTGTVRLRPQVADADEMTLDTRSTVTKRVGKGG; encoded by the coding sequence GTGGCCGCTGAGTTCGCCGTGGAGGTCTTCCAGAACGAGTACCTGACCGACGGGGCGCGGGAGGTCGACGCGATCGTCACGGTCGCCGCGTCCGGGATCCCCGCGGGCGGGGTGGCGGCCGAGGACGTCGCGCAGGTGCTCGTCGTGGACTGCTCGGGATCGATGCGGTACCCGCCGACGAAGCTCGCCGCGGCCAAGCACGCCACCACCACCGCGATCGACGCGTTGCGCGACGGGGTGTCCTTCGCCGTGGTGGAGGGCACCGAGTCCGCGCGGATGATCTACCCGACCCACCGCGGCCTCGCCGTGGCGAGCCCGCGGACGAAGATCGAGGCGAAGCGGGTCGTGCGCGACCTCGTCGCGGACGGCGGTACCGCGATGGGGCGGTGGCTGGCGCTGGCCGACCAGGTGCTGGCCCGGCACCAGGGGCCGTTGAAGCACGCGATCCTGTTGACCGACGGTCAAAACCAGCACGAGACGCCCGCGCAGTTGTCGCGGACGCTGGCCTCGATCGGCGGCCGGTTCACCTGCGACTGCCGCGGTGTGGGCACCGACTGGCAGGTCGGGGAGCTGCGCAAGATCGCCGAGGCGATGCTGGGGACGGTCGACATCGTCGCCGACCCCCTGGGGCTGGCCGAGGACTTCCGGGCGATGACGGCCACCGCCATGGGCAAGGCCGTGGGCGGCGTGTCGCTGCGGCTGTGGACGCCGGAGGGCGCCTCGGTGCGGTTCCTCAAGCAGGTCTCCCCCACCGTGCTGGACCTGACCGGCCGCCGCGCCGAGGCCGGGCCGCGCACCGGCGACTACCCGACCGGCGCGTGGGGCGAGGAGAGCCGCGACTACCACCTGTGCGTGCGGGTGCGGCCCGCCGGTGTGGGCGACCGGATGCTCGCCGGGCGGGTCAGCCTGGTCGCGCCGGGCGGCGGGGTGCTGGGGCAGGGCCGGGTGCTGGCGGTGTGGACCGCCGACGAGGAGCTGTCGACGCGGATCAACCGCGAGGTCGCCCACTACACCGGGCAGGCGGAACTGGCGGAGGTCATCCAGGACGGTCTGGAGGCGCGCAAGGCGGGCGACGTGGAGACCGCGACCGCGAAACTGGGCCGGGCGGTGGCGCTGGCGGCGTCCTCGGGCAACACCGGCACCGCGGAGCTGCTGGCGAAGGTCGTCGAGGTGGACGACCCGGTCACCGGCACGGTGAGGCTGCGGCCGCAGGTGGCCGACGCCGACGAGATGACCCTGGACACCCGATCCACGGTGACCAAGCGGGTCGGGAAGGGCGGCTGA
- a CDS encoding PP2C family serine/threonine-protein phosphatase, producing MTNCPECDEPVAAEDRFCEGCGRNLLVRTTPVGGPDGTAAALCSCGSAEIDEDGFCEQCGRAQPVGRDRMEFVLPTVAGISDRGRRRARNEDSMAFGHVHGRGVAAIVCDGVASSERADEASQAAVDAANTVLVDALVEGTDPERATVLAVAAANRAAGALARAEAPDVAPSCTYVSAMRTDDGAVVGWVGDSRAYWLADVGNATPSRRLTKDDTWAAQLVADGVLTEAEAVNDRRSHVLSRWLGGDSGQVSPHVVTLRPEETGLVLLCSDGLWNYLPEVEDLDAARTRGTTPVELARELTEHALAAGGHDNITVVVIEVGVGRGR from the coding sequence ATGACGAACTGCCCCGAGTGCGACGAGCCCGTCGCCGCCGAGGACCGCTTCTGCGAAGGCTGCGGCCGCAACCTGCTGGTGCGCACGACCCCGGTGGGCGGCCCCGACGGCACGGCCGCCGCGCTGTGCTCGTGCGGGAGCGCGGAGATCGACGAGGACGGGTTCTGCGAGCAGTGCGGCCGCGCCCAACCCGTGGGCCGCGACCGGATGGAGTTCGTGCTGCCCACCGTCGCCGGGATCAGCGACCGCGGCCGCAGGCGCGCGCGCAACGAGGACTCCATGGCGTTCGGCCACGTCCACGGCCGCGGGGTCGCCGCGATCGTCTGCGACGGCGTGGCGTCCTCCGAGCGGGCCGACGAGGCGTCGCAGGCCGCCGTGGACGCGGCCAACACCGTGCTGGTCGACGCGCTGGTGGAGGGCACCGATCCCGAGCGCGCCACCGTGCTCGCCGTGGCGGCGGCCAACCGCGCCGCCGGCGCGCTGGCCCGCGCCGAGGCGCCGGACGTGGCGCCGTCGTGCACCTACGTGTCGGCGATGCGCACCGACGACGGCGCGGTCGTGGGCTGGGTAGGCGACAGCCGCGCCTACTGGCTGGCCGACGTCGGCAACGCCACCCCGTCGCGCCGGCTGACCAAGGACGACACGTGGGCGGCGCAGCTGGTCGCCGACGGGGTCCTCACCGAGGCCGAGGCGGTCAACGACCGCCGCTCGCACGTGCTGTCGCGCTGGCTGGGCGGCGACTCCGGGCAGGTCAGCCCGCACGTGGTGACGTTGCGCCCGGAGGAGACCGGGCTGGTGCTGCTGTGCAGCGACGGGCTGTGGAACTACCTGCCGGAGGTCGAGGACCTCGACGCGGCGCGCACCCGCGGCACGACACCGGTGGAGCTGGCGCGGGAGCTGACCGAGCACGCGCTGGCCGCGGGCGGGCACGACAACATCACCGTCGTCGTCATCGAAGTGGGGGTGGGCCGTGGCCGCTGA
- a CDS encoding tetratricopeptide repeat protein, whose product MTTCPRAGCDGTVEADGFCDTCGIEAVSALSGTASSVSAYSGSAYTAMHKADADGGPDTGPSTLGQATGAFSGPSTGTSTGPSTGPSTAPWTSTVSSSGRTRRASTRSSGRGRLGAGLVEVPRVPYRDPKSAVLADPEVPEAKRFCSACGKAVGRSREGRPGRVEGFCPQCGHHYSYTPKLEPGEVLHGQYEVLGCLAHGGLGWIYLALDHAVSDRWVVLKGLLDSGDADAIAAATAERRFLAEVEHPNIVKIHNFVQHADRRTGESVDYIVMEYVGGQSVKDMIKDLRGSGGGTESLPLAQAIAYALEILPALGYLHGVGLLYCDFKPDNVIQTEEQLKLIDLGAVRRIGDNRSAIYGTIGYQAPEIGTIGPSVASDLYTVGRALAVMSFSFDFRRKYKGSLPTPADQPLLAGFESYQRFLRRATDPNPELRFTSAEEMAEQLTGVLREVLAVDNNPRPGLSRQFTPERRCFGSEQDPDLATAAAALPVPQVDATDPAAGFLANATTGDAVDRVEALRAAPVSTAEVRLQLVRALVDAGHAEEATRELYGLTATSMFDPDDPSLVDSDDWRPVWYRGLAALVEGNPADARAAFETVYDVLPGEAAPKLAIALCAEATGNLAEAAHYYEVVWRTDRSYVSAAFGLARVLLAAGTRDRAVAVLHTVPDTSSHHVAAQVTAIRAQTDARHHSTDGQPALVAIAGAADRLAALELDVARHAQLSVEVLQAAFELLTTDGSTDPAGHGELLGCEMSDRGLRLGLERHYRTLARLADTPEERFALVDRANAVRPRTLV is encoded by the coding sequence ATGACCACGTGTCCCCGTGCCGGGTGCGACGGGACCGTCGAAGCCGACGGGTTCTGCGACACCTGCGGGATCGAGGCGGTCTCCGCCCTGTCCGGCACCGCGTCGTCGGTGTCCGCGTACTCGGGGTCGGCCTACACCGCGATGCACAAGGCCGACGCCGACGGCGGCCCGGACACCGGTCCGAGCACGCTGGGCCAGGCCACGGGGGCGTTCAGCGGTCCGTCGACCGGTACCTCCACCGGGCCGAGCACGGGACCGAGCACCGCGCCGTGGACCAGCACCGTCAGCTCCTCGGGCCGCACCCGCCGCGCGTCCACCCGCTCCTCGGGGCGCGGCAGGCTCGGCGCCGGTCTGGTCGAGGTGCCGCGCGTGCCCTACCGCGACCCCAAGAGCGCGGTGCTGGCCGACCCCGAGGTGCCCGAGGCGAAGCGGTTCTGCAGCGCCTGCGGCAAGGCGGTCGGCCGCAGCCGCGAAGGCCGCCCCGGCCGGGTGGAGGGGTTCTGCCCGCAGTGCGGCCACCACTACTCCTACACCCCGAAGCTGGAGCCCGGCGAGGTCCTGCACGGCCAGTACGAGGTGCTCGGCTGCCTGGCGCACGGCGGGCTCGGCTGGATCTACCTGGCGCTGGACCACGCGGTGAGCGACCGGTGGGTCGTGCTCAAGGGCCTGCTGGACTCCGGGGACGCCGACGCCATCGCCGCCGCGACCGCGGAGCGCCGGTTCCTGGCCGAGGTTGAGCACCCGAACATCGTGAAGATCCACAACTTCGTGCAGCACGCCGACCGGCGCACCGGCGAGTCGGTCGACTACATCGTCATGGAGTACGTCGGCGGCCAGTCGGTCAAGGACATGATCAAGGACCTGCGCGGGTCCGGCGGGGGCACCGAGTCGCTGCCGCTGGCCCAGGCCATCGCCTACGCGCTGGAGATCCTGCCCGCGCTGGGCTACCTGCACGGCGTCGGCCTGCTGTACTGCGACTTCAAGCCGGACAACGTGATCCAGACCGAGGAGCAGCTCAAGCTGATCGACCTGGGCGCGGTGCGCCGCATCGGCGACAACCGCAGCGCGATCTACGGCACGATCGGCTACCAGGCCCCCGAGATCGGCACCATCGGCCCGTCGGTGGCCTCCGACCTGTACACGGTGGGCCGGGCGCTCGCGGTGATGAGCTTCTCGTTCGACTTCCGCCGCAAGTACAAGGGCTCCCTGCCCACCCCGGCCGACCAGCCGCTGCTGGCCGGGTTCGAGTCCTACCAGCGGTTCCTGCGCCGGGCGACCGACCCGAACCCCGAACTGCGGTTCACCTCCGCCGAGGAGATGGCCGAGCAGCTCACCGGGGTGCTGCGCGAGGTGCTGGCCGTGGACAACAACCCCCGGCCCGGCCTGTCGCGGCAGTTCACCCCCGAACGGCGGTGCTTCGGCTCCGAGCAGGACCCGGACCTGGCCACCGCCGCCGCCGCGCTGCCGGTGCCGCAGGTAGACGCCACCGACCCCGCCGCCGGGTTCCTCGCGAACGCCACCACCGGGGACGCCGTCGACCGGGTCGAGGCCCTGCGCGCCGCGCCGGTGAGCACGGCGGAGGTCCGGTTGCAGCTGGTGCGGGCGCTGGTGGACGCCGGGCACGCCGAGGAGGCCACCCGCGAGCTCTACGGGCTGACCGCGACCTCGATGTTCGACCCCGACGACCCGTCGCTGGTGGACTCCGACGACTGGCGCCCGGTCTGGTACCGGGGGCTGGCCGCGCTGGTGGAGGGCAACCCTGCCGACGCGCGGGCGGCGTTCGAGACGGTGTACGACGTGCTGCCCGGCGAGGCCGCGCCCAAGCTCGCGATCGCGCTGTGCGCGGAGGCCACCGGGAACCTGGCCGAGGCGGCGCACTACTACGAGGTGGTGTGGCGCACCGACCGCTCCTACGTCAGCGCCGCGTTCGGCCTGGCCCGCGTGCTGCTGGCCGCGGGCACCCGCGACCGCGCGGTCGCGGTGCTGCACACCGTTCCGGACACCTCCAGCCACCACGTCGCGGCCCAGGTCACCGCGATCCGCGCGCAGACCGACGCCCGCCACCACAGCACCGACGGGCAGCCCGCGCTGGTGGCCATCGCGGGCGCGGCCGACCGGCTGGCGGCACTGGAGCTCGACGTCGCCCGCCACGCGCAGCTGAGCGTGGAGGTCCTCCAGGCCGCGTTCGAGCTGCTCACCACGGACGGGTCCACCGACCCGGCCGGGCACGGCGAGCTGCTGGGGTGCGAGATGTCGGACCGCGGTCTGAGACTCGGCCTGGAACGGCACTACCGGACGTTGGCGCGGTTGGCCGACACCCCGGAGGAACGGTTCGCCCTCGTCGACCGCGCGAACGCGGTCCGACCCCGGACGCTGGTGTGA
- a CDS encoding glutamate ABC transporter substrate-binding protein — protein sequence MRRLAVVLLFLLAACSPVPGSAPDITAGPTGAPRPADAAEVSAPPSTPEATPSCDATASLRPTGPPPEPGGMPPGSTMAKIAARGRLIAGVDQNTYLMGFRNPGTGTLEGFDVDMAREIAKAIFGDPTRIQFKVLTSDERIPALEKGEVDVVVRTMTINCERAERVAFSSVYYQAGQRVLAARGSGIGGPDSLGGKRVCATKGSSSLTNVANVPAKPTVVSVPNWTDCLVMLQQGQVDAVSTDDTILAGLAAQDPYTEMVGPQFTQEPYGMGVPKANEDFVRFVNAVLERLRADGTWAVIHQRWLGGLDQAAEPPAAKYRD from the coding sequence ATGAGACGCCTGGCGGTCGTGCTGCTGTTCCTGCTCGCGGCGTGCTCCCCCGTGCCCGGCTCGGCGCCGGACATCACCGCCGGGCCGACCGGGGCGCCCCGGCCCGCCGACGCCGCCGAGGTGAGCGCGCCGCCCAGCACACCCGAGGCCACCCCCTCGTGCGACGCGACGGCCAGCCTGCGCCCGACCGGCCCGCCGCCGGAACCCGGCGGGATGCCCCCTGGCTCGACCATGGCGAAGATCGCCGCCCGCGGCAGGCTCATCGCCGGGGTGGACCAGAACACGTACCTGATGGGGTTCCGCAACCCCGGCACCGGCACCCTGGAGGGGTTCGACGTCGACATGGCCCGTGAGATCGCCAAGGCGATCTTCGGCGACCCGACCCGGATCCAGTTCAAGGTCCTCACCTCCGACGAGCGCATCCCCGCGCTGGAGAAGGGCGAGGTGGACGTCGTGGTGCGCACGATGACGATCAACTGCGAACGCGCCGAGCGGGTCGCGTTCTCCTCCGTGTACTACCAGGCGGGGCAGCGGGTGCTGGCCGCGCGCGGCTCCGGCATCGGCGGCCCGGACTCCCTGGGCGGCAAGCGGGTGTGCGCCACCAAGGGGTCCAGCTCGCTGACCAACGTCGCCAACGTGCCCGCGAAGCCGACCGTGGTGTCGGTGCCGAACTGGACGGACTGCCTGGTCATGCTCCAGCAGGGCCAGGTCGACGCGGTGTCCACCGACGACACGATCCTGGCCGGGCTGGCCGCGCAGGACCCCTACACCGAGATGGTCGGCCCGCAGTTCACCCAGGAGCCCTACGGGATGGGCGTGCCCAAGGCGAACGAGGACTTCGTGCGGTTCGTCAACGCCGTGCTCGAACGGCTGCGCGCCGACGGCACGTGGGCGGTCATCCACCAGCGCTGGCTCGGCGGGCTGGACCAGGCCGCCGAGCCGCCCGCGGCGAAGTACCGGGACTGA
- a CDS encoding NADAR family protein, protein MIRDLDAARRAEHRGVPMEFVHFWGHESRGGLGVECLSQWYPSPFTVDGVTYATAEHYMMAGKARLFGDERAEQRVLAAHTPFEAKNIGRQVRGFDSDVWDDRRVGIVVDGNIGKFTAHPEMRGFLLGTGDRVLVEASPLDRVWGIGLGSGDGRAATPSTWRGLNLLGFALMTVRERLTT, encoded by the coding sequence ATGATCCGCGACCTGGACGCCGCGCGCCGGGCCGAGCACCGCGGGGTGCCGATGGAGTTCGTCCACTTCTGGGGCCACGAGTCCCGCGGCGGCCTGGGCGTGGAATGCCTGAGCCAGTGGTACCCCTCGCCGTTCACCGTGGACGGCGTCACCTACGCGACCGCCGAGCACTACATGATGGCGGGCAAGGCGCGGCTGTTCGGCGACGAGCGGGCGGAGCAGCGGGTGCTGGCCGCGCACACGCCGTTCGAGGCGAAGAACATCGGCAGGCAGGTGCGCGGGTTCGACAGCGACGTGTGGGACGACCGGCGCGTGGGGATCGTGGTCGACGGGAACATCGGCAAGTTCACCGCCCACCCGGAGATGCGCGGGTTCCTGCTCGGCACGGGCGACCGGGTGCTGGTGGAGGCCAGTCCGCTGGACCGCGTGTGGGGCATCGGGCTCGGCTCGGGCGACGGGCGGGCGGCGACGCCGTCCACGTGGCGGGGGCTGAACCTGCTGGGGTTCGCGCTGATGACCGTGCGGGAGCGGCTGACCACCTGA
- a CDS encoding pyridoxamine 5'-phosphate oxidase family protein gives MGKTYDRIDGRLRTFIEEQPVFFTGTAPLTGEHVNISPKGRSGSLRVLDERTVAYLDFGGSHAETIAHLRENGRITLMWCAFTGPPNIVRVHGTGEPVFRDDPRFDDLVAGFGDADAPGLRAVIVVTANLISDTCGYAVPFMDYREERTLHADYFGRKSEEEFAVYCEGKDFNGVSMDGLPGLPLPLPPRSA, from the coding sequence ATGGGAAAGACCTACGACCGGATCGACGGTCGGCTGCGGACGTTCATCGAGGAGCAGCCGGTGTTCTTCACCGGCACCGCGCCGCTGACGGGCGAGCACGTCAACATCTCGCCGAAGGGGCGGTCGGGGTCGCTGCGGGTGCTCGACGAGCGGACCGTGGCCTACCTCGACTTCGGCGGCAGCCACGCCGAGACGATCGCGCACCTGCGGGAGAACGGCCGGATCACGTTGATGTGGTGCGCGTTCACCGGGCCGCCCAACATCGTGCGGGTGCACGGCACCGGTGAGCCGGTGTTCCGCGACGATCCGCGGTTCGACGACCTGGTCGCCGGGTTCGGCGACGCGGACGCGCCGGGGCTGCGGGCGGTGATCGTGGTGACCGCGAACCTCATCAGCGACACCTGCGGGTACGCGGTGCCGTTCATGGACTACCGCGAGGAGCGGACGCTGCATGCGGACTACTTCGGCCGCAAGTCCGAGGAGGAGTTCGCCGTCTACTGCGAGGGCAAGGACTTCAACGGGGTCAGCATGGACGGGCTGCCGGGGTTGCCGCTGCCGCTGCCGCCGAGGTCGGCGTGA
- a CDS encoding GNAT family protein: MTSPIEPVELTTGSLLLRPPEERDAVEALAMVRDPDSMLWNPAPSVVDVAAAREWCRSLGDWTPGDHATFSVLDAESGRLVGNVSLHRIDLDQLTAEMGYRVGSWARGRGVATEAVRAVTGWGFARLGLHRVHLFHAVANAASCRVATKAGYRNEGTLRSASRYGDGLRYDEHLHARLAGDEVDGPKEWK; the protein is encoded by the coding sequence ATGACGTCGCCGATCGAGCCGGTGGAGCTGACCACCGGGAGCCTGCTGCTGAGACCACCCGAGGAGCGCGACGCCGTCGAGGCGCTGGCGATGGTGCGGGACCCGGACTCGATGCTGTGGAACCCCGCCCCCTCGGTGGTCGACGTGGCGGCCGCGCGGGAGTGGTGCCGGAGCCTGGGCGACTGGACGCCCGGTGACCACGCCACGTTCTCCGTCCTCGACGCCGAGAGCGGGCGGCTGGTGGGCAACGTGTCGCTGCACAGGATCGACCTCGACCAGCTGACCGCGGAGATGGGGTACCGGGTGGGGTCGTGGGCGCGCGGGCGCGGGGTGGCGACCGAGGCGGTGCGGGCGGTGACCGGGTGGGGGTTCGCCCGGTTGGGGCTGCACCGGGTGCACCTGTTCCACGCGGTGGCGAACGCGGCGTCGTGCCGGGTGGCGACGAAGGCCGGGTACCGGAACGAGGGGACGCTGCGGTCGGCGTCGCGGTACGGGGACGGGTTGAGGTACGACGAGCACCTGCACGCGCGATTGGCAGGGGACGAGGTGGACGGGCCCAAGGAGTGGAAATAG